In one window of Deltaproteobacteria bacterium DNA:
- a CDS encoding ADP-ribosylglycohydrolase family protein yields MTPEQRKAGSPGVLEHLKARFKGSALGTFVGDALGRPVEGWSSQMIRAAYGLLGRMKEGVYTDDTEMMIGIMESLVESPRFDPELTSRRFLANFDPHRGYGGRIFGVMERLRCGVAWNEAGTDSWGNGGAMRIAPIGFFYYDLPGRLREAAHACTWITHQHPLGLAGGLAQAKAVALATLKGISREALERAEFVDTLSETVRSVSEDMARAIERVKEIRRGRDLRETIERIASRFPCDISALGAVPPALASFLLAESFRDTLVVAVNCGGDTDTIGAMAGALAGAYYGYGEIPCEWLGSLENGPKGRDYVASLAEKLAEIKSREAGQEARS; encoded by the coding sequence GTGACTCCGGAGCAGAGGAAAGCCGGCAGCCCCGGAGTTCTGGAGCATTTGAAGGCGCGGTTCAAGGGATCGGCTCTCGGCACTTTTGTGGGAGACGCTCTCGGCCGGCCGGTCGAAGGCTGGAGCTCCCAGATGATCCGGGCGGCCTATGGGCTTCTCGGCAGGATGAAAGAAGGTGTTTACACGGACGACACGGAGATGATGATAGGCATCATGGAGAGCCTGGTGGAATCTCCGCGGTTTGATCCGGAGTTGACAAGCAGGAGGTTTCTGGCCAACTTCGATCCGCATCGGGGCTATGGGGGGCGGATCTTCGGAGTTATGGAGCGGCTGCGTTGCGGTGTAGCATGGAATGAGGCAGGCACGGACAGCTGGGGCAACGGGGGGGCCATGCGGATTGCCCCGATCGGGTTTTTCTACTACGATCTTCCAGGCCGATTGCGAGAAGCGGCGCACGCCTGTACCTGGATTACTCACCAGCATCCCCTGGGGCTCGCAGGTGGGCTCGCCCAGGCAAAGGCCGTGGCTCTGGCGACACTGAAGGGGATCTCGCGGGAGGCGCTCGAAAGAGCGGAATTTGTCGATACCCTTTCGGAGACGGTACGTTCCGTAAGCGAGGATATGGCCAGGGCCATTGAAAGGGTGAAGGAGATTCGCCGGGGGCGGGATCTGAGGGAGACGATTGAGAGGATCGCATCACGCTTTCCTTGCGATATAAGTGCCCTTGGCGCGGTTCCACCGGCATTGGCCTCGTTTCTTCTCGCCGAAAGCTTCAGAGATACTCTGGTCGTGGCTGTGAACTGCGGCGGGGATACAGATACCATCGGGGCCATGGCAGGTGCTCTTGCCGGGGCGTATTACGGATACGGCGAGATCCCCTGTGAGTGGCTTGGCTCACTTGAGAACGGTCCCAAGGGGAGGGATTACGTCGCTTCTCTGGCGGAAAAGTTGGCAGAGATCAAGAGCCGGGAAGCCGGGCAAGAGGCTAGATCTTGA
- a CDS encoding DUF3786 domain-containing protein yields MTDEKNLEQTFAAYWDKLEGLHPIEVCERTEAVYRYDKNGYFLPFLNQRYLVIPNQRKIMRIRPDETLESEPVSMGFYLMSLFYLTDAKKVQPARRWISEKDLRGGEMFFRGPHALPLTEVTEKYGDDPEAFLEAGKRLGGVKMLYGDMAFGLDVFPKILLVYILWKGDEEFSSRVQVLFDQTIQEHFPLDVIWCAVSEVNRRLVSLKI; encoded by the coding sequence CAAACTCGAGGGACTCCACCCCATCGAGGTGTGCGAAAGGACGGAAGCCGTCTATCGCTATGACAAGAACGGATACTTTCTGCCCTTTCTCAATCAACGATACCTCGTCATTCCCAACCAGCGGAAGATCATGAGGATCAGACCCGACGAGACCTTGGAGAGTGAGCCCGTGAGTATGGGCTTCTATCTCATGTCTCTATTCTATCTCACGGACGCAAAAAAGGTGCAGCCCGCAAGGCGTTGGATCAGCGAAAAGGATCTGAGAGGCGGCGAAATGTTCTTCCGCGGCCCTCATGCCTTGCCGCTAACGGAGGTAACCGAGAAATACGGGGACGATCCGGAGGCTTTTCTTGAGGCGGGCAAGCGGCTGGGCGGTGTGAAGATGCTTTACGGGGACATGGCCTTTGGACTGGACGTCTTCCCCAAGATACTGCTCGTCTACATCCTGTGGAAGGGTGATGAGGAATTCTCCTCGCGGGTGCAGGTACTCTTCGACCAGACCATCCAGGAGCACTTCCCCCTGGATGTCATCTGGTGTGCCGTCTCGGAGGTCAACCGCCGCCTGGTGAGTCTCAAGATCTAG